A DNA window from Microcystis aeruginosa NIES-843 contains the following coding sequences:
- a CDS encoding Ppx/GppA phosphatase family protein: MVNISNQVIPNRGLAPQAKASDVQILAAIDIGTNSVHMVVVAIEPSLPAFTIIAREKDTVRLGDRDRKTGKLTLVAMERAIAALKRCHDLAISLQADQIIAVATSATREATNGDEFLALIEKEVGISVNLISGQEEARRIYLGVVSGMDFQNQAHIIIDIGGGSTELILADSQEIRFLSSTKIGAVRLSQDLITTDPISPTELAYLRAYTRGMLERAGSEIKHHLQLGEVPRLVGTSGTIETLMTIHALEKLGEIPNPLNGYQLTRKDVKELVKRFATLDYHQRLAILGMSDKRAEIILAGSIVLLEAMTMLDVDKLVLCERALREGVIVDWMLTHGLIDNRLLYQSEIRQRSVLKIAKKYQVNLESAERIAAFSLSLFEQTQAQLHSWNQEAKDLLWAAAILHNSGLYVSHAAHHKHSYYLIRNGELLGYTEIELEVIANIARYHRKSKPKKRHDDFMKLTEYYQYMVRHLSAILRLAVALDRRQIGAIKKIECKYDPEYRTLHLHLFPNNAEDDCALELWSLDYKKPVFEEEFGVKVVATLAFLPLNHDR, encoded by the coding sequence ATGGTGAATATTTCTAATCAAGTTATACCCAATCGGGGACTAGCGCCCCAGGCAAAAGCCTCCGATGTCCAAATCCTAGCGGCGATCGATATTGGTACGAATTCGGTTCACATGGTAGTAGTGGCAATTGAACCGTCTTTACCTGCTTTTACGATTATTGCCAGAGAAAAGGATACAGTCCGTCTGGGCGATCGAGATAGGAAAACAGGTAAATTAACCCTAGTGGCCATGGAAAGAGCGATCGCCGCTTTAAAACGCTGTCACGATCTGGCTATTAGTCTCCAGGCGGATCAGATTATTGCCGTTGCCACTAGCGCCACCCGGGAAGCGACCAACGGCGACGAATTTTTGGCTTTAATCGAGAAAGAAGTCGGTATTTCTGTAAATCTCATCTCCGGACAGGAGGAAGCGCGCCGGATTTATCTCGGTGTCGTCTCGGGAATGGATTTCCAAAATCAAGCCCATATTATTATCGATATCGGTGGTGGTTCCACAGAATTAATCTTAGCTGATAGTCAAGAAATTCGCTTTCTTAGTAGTACCAAAATCGGCGCGGTGCGTTTGAGCCAAGATTTAATCACTACCGATCCCATTAGTCCCACAGAATTAGCCTATTTAAGAGCATACACCCGCGGAATGTTAGAGCGGGCAGGGTCGGAAATTAAACATCATTTACAGCTGGGAGAAGTGCCGCGTTTAGTGGGAACTTCTGGGACGATCGAAACTTTGATGACTATCCATGCTTTGGAGAAATTGGGGGAAATTCCCAATCCTTTAAATGGCTATCAATTAACCCGCAAAGATGTCAAAGAATTAGTCAAACGTTTCGCCACTTTGGACTATCACCAAAGACTGGCAATTCTGGGGATGTCCGATAAACGGGCCGAGATAATTCTAGCCGGTTCGATCGTGCTTTTGGAAGCGATGACCATGTTAGATGTTGATAAGTTAGTTCTCTGTGAAAGGGCCTTGCGAGAAGGGGTAATCGTCGATTGGATGCTGACGCACGGGTTAATTGATAATCGGTTACTTTATCAGAGTGAAATCCGTCAGCGCAGTGTCTTGAAAATAGCGAAAAAGTATCAAGTTAATTTAGAATCTGCTGAGAGAATAGCGGCATTTTCCCTGTCTTTGTTCGAGCAAACTCAAGCACAATTACATTCTTGGAATCAGGAAGCTAAAGATTTATTATGGGCGGCGGCTATACTGCATAATAGTGGTTTATATGTTAGTCATGCTGCCCATCATAAACATTCCTATTATTTAATTCGTAATGGTGAACTGTTGGGCTATACGGAAATAGAGTTAGAAGTGATCGCTAATATCGCTCGTTATCATCGCAAAAGTAAGCCGAAGAAAAGGCACGATGATTTTATGAAATTAACTGAATACTATCAGTATATGGTCAGACATTTAAGTGCTATACTGCGCTTGGCTGTAGCTTTAGATCGGCGACAAATAGGAGCGATTAAAAAGATTGAATGTAAGTATGATCCTGAATATAGAACCCTACATCTGCATCTTTTTCCCAATAATGCTGAAGATGATTGTGCTTTAGAATTGTGGAGTTTAGACTATAAAAAACCTGTTTTTGAGGAAGAATTTGGGGTGAAAGTAGTGGCAACTTTGGCATTTTTACCCTTAAATCATGACCGGTGA
- the hslO gene encoding Hsp33 family molecular chaperone HslO, translating to MADKLIRATAADGGIRVVGVITTRLTEEARQRHKLSNVATAALGRTMASALLLASSLKKPGSRVNIRIKGDGPLGGVLVDAGLDGTVRGYVDYPQVELLPNAQGKLDVGRAVGDKGYVRVLREEKGEGRNELQESIVEIVSGEVGEDIAYYLDQSEQIPSALQVGVFVGTTTGVTAAGGILLQVLSKEASRDEVLVARLESRLRKLTGFTPLLRAGKGLEDIFQELLGDMGLEIFPAVQMLRFDCDCSFERALGALKFLGVDELKDIIEKDKQAEAICEFCREVYNANERQLIELVESLQAESC from the coding sequence ATGGCAGATAAATTAATCCGCGCCACGGCCGCCGATGGCGGAATTAGAGTAGTAGGAGTGATTACCACTCGTTTAACCGAAGAAGCCCGCCAAAGACATAAATTATCTAACGTAGCCACCGCCGCTCTCGGTCGCACGATGGCATCGGCTTTACTCTTGGCTTCCAGTTTAAAAAAACCCGGTTCTAGGGTCAATATTCGCATTAAAGGCGATGGTCCCCTAGGCGGTGTTTTAGTTGATGCGGGACTCGATGGCACGGTGCGGGGTTATGTGGACTATCCCCAGGTGGAATTACTCCCCAATGCTCAGGGTAAATTAGATGTGGGTCGCGCCGTGGGTGACAAGGGTTATGTGCGAGTCTTACGGGAAGAAAAAGGCGAGGGGAGAAATGAACTTCAAGAAAGCATCGTCGAGATAGTTTCTGGGGAAGTGGGGGAAGATATCGCCTACTACCTGGACCAATCGGAACAAATTCCCTCCGCTTTGCAAGTGGGGGTTTTTGTCGGTACGACCACAGGAGTGACGGCAGCCGGGGGAATTTTATTACAAGTTCTCTCTAAAGAAGCGTCCCGGGATGAGGTCTTGGTGGCTCGTTTAGAGTCGAGATTGCGAAAATTAACGGGATTTACGCCCCTTTTACGGGCAGGAAAAGGACTAGAAGATATTTTTCAGGAACTTCTCGGAGATATGGGTCTAGAAATTTTTCCGGCTGTGCAGATGCTGCGTTTTGATTGTGATTGTTCTTTTGAACGGGCCCTAGGAGCTTTAAAATTCCTCGGTGTCGATGAATTAAAAGACATCATCGAAAAGGATAAACAAGCGGAAGCCATCTGTGAGTTTTGTCGGGAAGTGTATAATGCCAACGAGAGACAATTAATCGAATTAGTCGAGTCCCTACAAGCTGAATCTTGCTGA
- a CDS encoding alpha/beta hydrolase: MLQLAKIGRLIALGCLGTILTSFPVLSAERITFILPPFSRTLEISSLEKFVETGRIDANLRQYLGNTTPEQQREFRQALTTSKEINPVLISRFFNTRMGEDILNLLGELITIQGGINGKFALRSALVKSAFEPEGVTILSLLRNLPTNMQIDVTKVQRLARAINIVLKATTVFTEKVAQLSLEEAKKASEINFTAMTDPRQPGPQQVEQMRLDLTDSRRQRELYLIIVKPKGQLTQKTPVIVFSHGLASRPEDFVRQAEHLASYGYLVAMPQHPGSDTLQVQNLLAGLSRMVFDSNEFVNRPLDISFVIDELQRRNAREFQGQLDVDNVGVGGHSFGGYTALAVGGATIDFENLQRDCQRRLAFLNVSLLLQCRALDLPREEYNFRDPRIKAIFAVNPFNWSIFGAKGLAKIEIPTFVAAGTYDPATPAIFEQVRSFPLLNTENKYLALIEGQAHVDFSVLDAGINEAIESVADLTLPAPYVIDSYAHSLSLAFFEVYIRKNPGYKPFLQAAYSQYLSQGQEFRCFLITRASSAALEQLIEDFTAQNVR, from the coding sequence TTGTTGCAATTAGCTAAAATTGGTCGCTTGATCGCTCTTGGTTGCTTGGGAACGATACTGACTAGCTTTCCTGTCCTCTCGGCCGAGAGAATCACTTTTATCTTACCGCCCTTTAGTCGTACCCTAGAAATTAGTTCCCTAGAAAAGTTTGTCGAGACTGGCAGAATTGACGCTAATCTAAGACAATATTTAGGTAATACCACACCCGAACAACAAAGAGAATTTCGCCAAGCTTTAACCACAAGTAAAGAAATTAATCCCGTCCTGATCTCGCGCTTTTTTAACACCAGAATGGGGGAAGATATTCTCAATCTTTTAGGGGAACTGATCACCATTCAAGGGGGTATTAATGGTAAATTTGCCCTGCGTTCTGCCCTAGTTAAATCAGCTTTTGAACCGGAAGGGGTAACTATTCTTAGCCTGCTGCGTAATCTGCCCACTAATATGCAGATTGATGTGACAAAAGTGCAAAGATTAGCCCGGGCGATCAATATCGTCCTGAAAGCGACCACAGTATTCACGGAAAAGGTGGCGCAATTATCCTTAGAAGAAGCTAAAAAGGCCAGTGAAATTAATTTTACCGCCATGACCGACCCCCGACAACCGGGACCGCAACAAGTAGAACAAATGCGGCTGGATTTAACCGATAGCCGTCGTCAGAGGGAACTTTATCTGATCATTGTCAAACCCAAGGGGCAATTAACCCAGAAAACCCCCGTTATTGTCTTTTCCCACGGTTTAGCTTCTCGTCCTGAAGATTTTGTCCGACAAGCGGAACACTTGGCTAGTTACGGTTATCTCGTCGCCATGCCCCAACACCCCGGCAGTGATACCCTACAGGTGCAGAATCTGCTCGCCGGTTTATCGCGGATGGTTTTTGATAGCAACGAATTTGTCAATCGTCCATTGGACATATCTTTTGTGATCGATGAATTGCAAAGACGCAACGCAAGGGAATTTCAGGGGCAATTAGATGTAGATAATGTGGGAGTTGGTGGACATTCCTTCGGCGGTTATACAGCCTTAGCCGTGGGTGGAGCGACGATCGATTTCGAGAATTTACAACGGGACTGCCAAAGAAGATTAGCTTTTCTCAATGTCTCCCTCTTGCTCCAGTGTCGTGCTTTGGATTTACCCCGAGAAGAATACAACTTTCGCGATCCGAGAATCAAAGCGATTTTTGCGGTTAATCCGTTTAATTGGAGTATTTTCGGGGCTAAAGGACTAGCTAAGATCGAAATTCCCACTTTTGTAGCGGCAGGAACCTACGATCCCGCTACCCCCGCTATTTTTGAACAGGTGCGCTCTTTTCCCCTGCTCAACACCGAAAATAAATATTTAGCTCTGATTGAAGGTCAAGCTCACGTCGATTTTTCGGTACTAGATGCGGGAATTAACGAAGCGATCGAATCCGTAGCCGATCTTACCCTGCCCGCACCCTATGTGATCGATAGTTACGCCCATTCCCTATCTTTGGCCTTTTTTGAGGTGTATATTCGCAAAAACCCCGGCTATAAACCTTTTTTACAGGCGGCCTATTCCCAATATCTCAGTCAAGGCCAAGAGTTTCGATGTTTTCTGATTACCCGCGCCTCCTCGGCCGCTTTAGAACAACTCATCGAAGATTTTACCGCTCAAAATGTCCGTTAA
- a CDS encoding pentapeptide repeat-containing protein, whose amino-acid sequence MKASEVLDLYAKGKRNFKGVKLKGQCFQGKNLSGANFSQADLRGTNFQGAILEGTKFTEARAGLLKRGRLQLILISWLIAAICGCLWGLAGYYLALMLVTDVTEFKIIGAVIITILSLIYGIFYRQRVGGLPLVLSLISGQKISFILAIFISLILTLLIVIILAFQGALAGIAVMNVTFSIALIVGVCVTLFTAYLAWLSLEESRETITKFMAIAFLASKGTNFCGANLQEADFTGAQLKATDLRAKDLTRTRFYLVSGIERARWEKTILDEVAMRNLLVTGQGENKAYIGYNFRGLNLYGFNFKNANLTRANFSEANLAYANLEGANLAHSNVMRANLQGATLTGACIEAWKIAENTNLEGVDCDYIYLVECDRERRPREGEFGEGEFRQLALEQRKLYIDE is encoded by the coding sequence ATGAAAGCAAGTGAGGTACTGGATTTATATGCCAAAGGGAAACGCAATTTTAAAGGAGTAAAATTAAAAGGACAGTGTTTTCAAGGAAAGAATTTATCGGGGGCTAATTTTAGTCAAGCAGATCTGCGTGGTACTAATTTTCAAGGAGCTATTTTAGAGGGAACTAAATTTACTGAGGCTAGGGCAGGATTACTAAAGCGCGGTCGGCTACAATTAATTTTAATTTCTTGGTTAATAGCGGCTATCTGCGGCTGTCTGTGGGGATTAGCCGGTTATTATCTAGCTTTAATGCTGGTGACAGATGTAACCGAATTTAAAATCATTGGTGCGGTAATAATCACGATTTTATCTCTAATTTACGGAATATTTTATCGTCAACGAGTTGGGGGATTGCCCTTAGTTTTATCCTTGATTTCTGGCCAAAAAATAAGTTTTATCCTAGCAATTTTTATCAGCTTAATTTTAACTTTATTGATAGTAATTATACTAGCTTTTCAAGGAGCATTAGCAGGGATAGCCGTGATGAATGTAACTTTTTCTATAGCTTTGATTGTTGGGGTTTGTGTTACTTTATTCACCGCTTATCTAGCCTGGTTATCCCTGGAAGAATCGAGAGAAACGATCACTAAATTCATGGCAATTGCTTTTTTAGCCAGTAAAGGTACAAATTTTTGCGGGGCAAATCTGCAAGAAGCTGATTTCACGGGAGCGCAGTTAAAAGCCACTGATTTAAGGGCAAAAGATTTAACTAGAACTCGATTTTATCTGGTATCGGGCATCGAGCGAGCGCGCTGGGAAAAGACAATTCTGGACGAAGTTGCGATGAGAAATCTTCTGGTTACTGGTCAAGGGGAAAATAAAGCTTATATTGGCTATAATTTTCGCGGACTGAATCTTTACGGGTTTAACTTCAAAAATGCCAACCTGACTAGGGCAAATTTCAGCGAGGCAAATTTAGCCTACGCTAATCTAGAAGGGGCAAATTTAGCCCATAGTAACGTGATGAGAGCCAATTTACAGGGAGCCACCTTGACGGGTGCTTGTATCGAAGCTTGGAAAATCGCCGAAAATACCAATTTAGAAGGGGTTGATTGTGATTATATCTATTTAGTCGAGTGCGATCGAGAGCGCCGTCCCAGGGAGGGAGAATTTGGGGAGGGAGAATTCCGGCAATTGGCCCTGGAGCAGCGAAAATTGTATATTGACGAATAA